TGCCTAATTCTATCTTTTGCAGTTACAATCTTAATTTGTTTTTCCCTATAAAAGGGCATTATGATGATAGTCCCGTTTAAATAATAATAATTGCTATCCCTAGTATGCACAATATTTTTAAATTCCTTTGAAGTTATATCCCGACTAACTGCAAAACCTTTTTGTTTAGAAGTACAAAAAGGACCGTTTAAATCTGGTTTGTCTATTATGCATTTACTTCCGCCAATCATTGGGTCCCACATCGCGACTTTGTTTTTGGTTTCATCAACAGCCATCTTACTATATGCACTTGCTGGCAAAGAATAACTTAAACCACCAATACTGATACCCTCTTTATCAACTCCTTGGATATAATTACCCCTTAGTTCTACATATAAGTTATCCTTGCTATCAACCGCTATCGGCCCCATATTGCAATAATAATAAGTTCTTATGTATTCACCAATATTGCTATATTTTAGTATTCTGTTGTTTGCATAGTCTTGAATGTATATATCACCGTTTTGGCTAACCACTATACTGGTCGGCCCAACGCTTTCACTATAATCGCCACCATTGTTTTTTCTGTAACCAAGCTGGTAGTCGCCATCGCCCCAAGTAAATGTTCGGACAACATTTCTTGTGTAAGTATATTGATCGTTTTTCTCAGATGATTGCCCAAAACTATTAGCGCCAATAGTTAGGAGCAATGCTATGATTAAGATATTTTTTCGTTTCATTGTGGATCCCTTATTCTGATTTATTTATACAACAAACTTTAAGACCGCCTCTGTCTCGATCCCATTCAAATCGCACTTGGCACTGGGCCGACAGTTCTTACAGAAATCTTCCTCCGGTACCAACTGAACATGCCCTTCCCCCAGCGGTCTCCAGCGTTCCGGGCGGCTGGCCGGCGCCGGGCAAAAAAGCCCCACCGTTTTGGCACCCGCCGCCGCGGCCAGGTGCAGGGTGCCGGTGCTGCTGCCCAGCACCTGCCGGCAATTTGCCAAAATTGCAGCCAGCCGCCGCAAGGTCAGCTGTGGCCCGGCAATGGGCACATTGGTATCGCCTTTTACTTTATTCAGTATCTCTTCCTCCCCCGGCCCGCCCAGGATCAGTACTTCCTTCTTGGCTTCCACCAATTTCCGGACCAGCTCGCCCCATCTCTCCGGCGGCCAGTTGGCCGAGGAACCCCTGTTGGCAGGGAGTATGGCGATGGGCGTTTGGACAACCATTGACATTAGGACATTACGGGCCTCGGACATTTCGATGTTGTTTAAGAATATCTTCGGCGGCTCGATCTCTTCCGAAAGTTCAAACAAACTGCGGGCCACGGAAAAGTTGTATTCTGTCTCGTGAATGACGAGGCCTTCGTCTTGAAACGCTCCGTGGAGGGCTGAGTTGCCGCAGGCAGTATCGAAGCCCGACCTCCGGCCTCTATGCGAATGTTTAAAGCCCGTCAAAACATAATACGGCCTGAAGCCCAGCCCGGCCTTTTGCCTGACTCCGGCAAACAGCGCCGCCCAGGCCAAAAGCTTTGAAGGATGCAGCATCAGCAGGACATCGTAACGGCCCCGGCGCAATGTTTTGATCAAAGGCCAAAGGCCGTTTGTCCAGATGATCACCTCGTCCAAAAAGGGCTGGCCAAAGAACAGCTCCGCCAAAGGCTTGGTCACCATAAAAGTGATGTGCGCCCCCGGCCTTGCTGTCTTAAGCGCTTTTAAAAGAGGCACGGCGCTGAGGGCATCGCCCAGCCGGTCCTGGCGGACCACTAATATTTTCTGTGGGTCAGACAGCTTCAGCCGCCGGAATGACAGGAGCGACAACCTGGGGAGCGGGGGCGTTCTTGGACTTGATCTGCAGGTAACCCAGCGTCCAGTAGGCCGAGGTGAAGACCCCGTAAACGCAGGCCAGCAGCAGTATCAGAACAATGCCCACCAGCCCGCCGGGCACCAATCCCAGCCAGATGTTTATCAGTCCCAGGATTATGAAGGGAATGGCCAGGGCTATCACCCCGACCGTTACCGCTATGGAGATGCCGATACCCAGAGCTATGGAGATGGCCCCCAGCGTGGCTGATTCGGAGACGTTGGCCTTGCCCATCTGCCAGGCCAGTTTCAATGAATCCATTACCCCTTTGTCCTCCAGCACGCAGATCCTGGCGGCCAGGGCCGCCACCAGCACCAGTACGAAGACGGCCAGCAATATTGGCAGAATACATAGTATCAGCCAGATCACGGCCACTATTTTCAGTCCGTCGCCCCCGGCTACCAGCATCACGATGAACGGCAGCATGGCCAGGGCGATCACTCCCAGCATCATCAGGCCGATCATCAGGGAGATCCCCACGTTGGGCCAGAAGTATTTCAGCCCGGCGGCCAGGGAATCGTCGAAATTGCTCTTGCCCTCCTGCTCCACCTGGGCCGCGCCTTTGATCAGCGCCCCG
This DNA window, taken from bacterium, encodes the following:
- a CDS encoding glycosyltransferase family 9 protein — translated: MVRQDRLGDALSAVPLLKALKTARPGAHITFMVTKPLAELFFGQPFLDEVIIWTNGLWPLIKTLRRGRYDVLLMLHPSKLLAWAALFAGVRQKAGLGFRPYYVLTGFKHSHRGRRSGFDTACGNSALHGAFQDEGLVIHETEYNFSVARSLFELSEEIEPPKIFLNNIEMSEARNVLMSMVVQTPIAILPANRGSSANWPPERWGELVRKLVEAKKEVLILGGPGEEEILNKVKGDTNVPIAGPQLTLRRLAAILANCRQVLGSSTGTLHLAAAAGAKTVGLFCPAPASRPERWRPLGEGHVQLVPEEDFCKNCRPSAKCDLNGIETEAVLKFVV